AGGGTGACGTCGGCGCGTTCCTGGCGGATCAGCGACCCGTCGGAATTGACCAGGATGTAGCGTCGGACGGAGTCGCCGTAACCGATGGTCGTCGTCTGAAGACCGGAAACGGCCCAAAGAGCCTGGTTGTACTCATCGAGGAGGGCTTTTTTATCCGAAAGGCTGACTCGCCGGGGGTCGTGTTTGGCGTCGATTTTGACATCGGCATTGGCTTGGGGAACAGGCAAAAACTCGCTCTTTCCCTTGCCGGCCAGCCGGGCCTGCGTCACCGCTTGTTCGATGCGTTTTTCGATATTCTCGAGAGAATTGAAGGTGACGAAACCCCAGCCGCCGTTGACCAGGGCGCGCACGTTGCCGCCGGCGTCCCGGCTGCGGGTGGCGGTCTCGAGTTCACGGCCTCGATAACTGATAGCGGAGGCCTCGGCTTCTTCGAGATGGACCTCGATATGGTCGGCGCGGTAGGCTTTCAGCTTGCCGGAAAGGTGTTCGGCTATGGCGTCAATGTTAGGCATATTCATTCCTTAATGGGGATACTTAAAGTGTAACTAGGGTATGGCGGAGTGTCAATCAAGCGGGCAACTTTTTGCCCGCCAAATCCTAAATCCTAATATCTAAACTCTAAACAAATCCAAATATCAAAGCACCAAATCCAAAACTCTTATCTGCAATTGTACGGGCACTATTTTTTGATATTTCCCGAAACGACACGATTGAAATCGTTGATCATCACGATTGACTTGTTTGGCGCGGACAATTCATTCAATCCGTTCATTTCAATTAAATTGAGCTATCAGAGGTCAGCTTTCACCGCGTGTAAGGCAATCCGGCTCAGCCGGATTGTTTTATTGAATTTCCACTTTTGACGTATTTTTACGAAAACGACTCGGATTTCAGGTTCATTTTCGGTCAAAACGACTCTCCAGTTGTTGAAACAATGGCCGTCTTCAATCGTGAAAAACGGAGTTGGGCGAATTGTTTCGCCGAGGTTCTTGCGGAAAACAATGTTTCGGCTGGCCTGGGGCGGGGAGTTGGGGCGGTTGGTTGGTACATAAGTGCTATATGACATAGCAGGTATTATAGCACGGACGTTCCTTGGGGATGTCAAGTGTTTCGTGTCGTTTTTGGCGCCTTTTTCAGAAAATATATTTTGAGGGAAATAGAGGCGTTGTGCCGGTTTGTGGTCTATCTGGACGTGGTTTAGATCGAGTCCGCATACTCTTCGATTAAGTCAATAAGTTCAGGTTGGATTTCGTAGAACAACGAGTCCAACTCGTCCATTTTGGACTCATAGTCTTTGTCGTCAGAGACTCCTTTTTTTGTATCTCGATAGCACGAGGGAAAATATCGACAAAGGCATCAACTTGCACCAATTTAAGCGCAGTTAGAACTTCTTGCTGATCAACATCATTTGCGTTTTTAAAATATTGCTTGTGCCCACCATTCATGACTTCATTATAGTAAAGCAAGGCGAGTTCACTGGCCTTCCATGCGGAAAGCTTTTGTTTTGATCGTGCGACGCGAGTTTCTGTGCTTTAGGATTAGCTTGAGAGAGGTACTTTTCGTAGCCCGGGTGGTTCCTCATCAGTTGCCCGAATAGAGCTGCAGTTATGAGGGAGATGATGACACCCGCCAACACCAGCTTTGAACGATTTACCTTCCAGAAGCTCTTTGAGTTCGCCTCAGGCATGGTCAATTCTTCTCAAGGAGTTGAAGTAACCACTTACCAGTTCATCTCCTACGCTGCCGTTACAAAACGGCTGATTTGACCTACTGCAATCACGATATACAGTAATCCCCTTCAAACCCAGTCGATAAGCTAGATGCAAAATATCAAGCACATCTTGCTGGCTTGCATGCTGAGGAAGGTTGACCGTTTTGGAGACGGCAGAATCCGTATGTTCTTGAAATGCCGCCTGCATTCTGACATGCCACTCGGGAGACACGGTATGGGCGTTAATAAATACACCTTTGAGATCCTCACTGACTTCTGGCATTAAAGGCAGGTCATTGTTGTGAACCAGCCGTTGAACCAGCTGGCAGGAAAATATGCCAGCCTGTTCAAAAGCGTCTTTAAAATGAGGGTTGATATCGAGAAGATGGTGTTCACCATGAAAAGCGTTCCTAATGAACGCCATGGCGAAAGCAGGCTCAATACCTGAAGTGCAACCTGCGATCAGTGAAATGGTCCCCGTTGGCGCTATCGTGGTGCAGGTCGCATTCCGCATTGGCTCACCAGTGTCGTTGTATCCCGGGTAAAGTCCTCTTTCTAAGGCTAGTTCTCTCGAAGTTTCATGGGCTTCTCGATTAATGTATTTCATCACTCGTCTTGCTACATCTAAGGCTTTAGTTGAGTCATATGGAATCCTCATCTGCAGCAGCAAGTCGGCAAAACCCATTATTCCCAAGCCGACTTTCCGCGTGCGAAGCGTTGCACGTTCCATCACTGGACTAGGATATCGGGTCAAATCGATACAATTATCCAGGAAGCGAATTGCC
This is a stretch of genomic DNA from Dehalogenimonas etheniformans. It encodes these proteins:
- a CDS encoding DMP19 family protein; amino-acid sequence: MLYYNEVMNGGHKQYFKNANDVDQQEVLTALKLVQVDAFVDIFPRAIEIQKKESLTTKTMSPKWTSWTRCSTKSNLNLLT